A stretch of Pseudomonas sp. CCC3.1 DNA encodes these proteins:
- the tsaB gene encoding tRNA (adenosine(37)-N6)-threonylcarbamoyltransferase complex dimerization subunit type 1 TsaB, which produces MSTLLALDTATEACSVALLHDGKVTSHYEVIPRLHAQKLLPMIKELLAQAGVELSAVDAIAFGRGPGAFTGVRIAIGVVQGLAFALERPVLPISNLAVLAQRAYREHGATQVASAIDARMDEVYWGCYREQAGEMCLQGAEAVLPPETAGLPVGASGEWFGAGTGWGYAERLSVKPYALDAGMLPHAEDLLTLARFAWERGEAIPADDAQPVYLRDKVAATKAERNLI; this is translated from the coding sequence ATGAGCACCTTGCTGGCCCTGGATACCGCGACTGAAGCTTGCTCTGTTGCCTTGCTGCACGATGGCAAGGTCACGAGCCACTACGAGGTGATCCCGCGCCTGCATGCGCAAAAGCTGTTACCGATGATTAAAGAACTGCTGGCCCAGGCCGGGGTTGAGCTGTCGGCGGTCGACGCGATTGCCTTTGGTCGCGGGCCGGGTGCCTTTACCGGCGTGCGTATCGCCATTGGTGTGGTGCAGGGCTTGGCCTTTGCGCTGGAGCGCCCGGTATTGCCGATCTCCAACCTGGCCGTCCTGGCTCAGCGCGCTTATCGCGAGCACGGCGCGACCCAAGTGGCCTCTGCCATTGATGCGCGCATGGACGAAGTGTACTGGGGCTGCTACCGCGAGCAGGCCGGTGAAATGTGCCTGCAAGGCGCTGAAGCCGTATTGCCGCCTGAAACCGCTGGTTTGCCGGTCGGTGCCAGCGGTGAATGGTTTGGCGCGGGCACGGGCTGGGGGTACGCCGAGCGCTTGAGCGTCAAGCCGTATGCTCTGGACGCAGGCATGTTGCCGCACGCAGAAGACTTGCTGACCCTGGCACGCTTTGCCTGGGAACGAGGCGAAGCCATCCCCGCCGACGACGCCCAGCCGGTGTACCTGCGCGACAAAGTCGCGGCGACCAAAGCCGAACGTAACCTCATATAG